Within the Aspergillus luchuensis IFO 4308 DNA, chromosome 5, nearly complete sequence genome, the region AAAGTTTCCGAGGGAAGTACCAGATTTTGCGACCTTCGAGTATCAAGATCCAGGTCAGCTGGCCTCCAGTGTCCACATGAATTGAGGATATTGCATTTTTTCCGCTAAGGATGAAGAATTCTTGTCGGCTGGTCCTCCAATCCGAATCAGTTCGGCCAACACTATCCAGGGCCCTGCGCGTGACCTTCTCGTGAAGGTCACACGCAATGATTTCAGTCGGGCAGAAATCACCAAATCTATTCTCAATATCCAGAAGATTAAGAGCATGTCGATCTCGCTCCGGAAGCTTCCAGTGCTGTAATATATCCTGGACTGTCATTGTCCGTGTCCTTAAGGATGGGTCCACCACGGAGTAATCATAAACATCAATAGTCTTTTCGGGTTGCTCTTGTAGATGAGCCCAGAACATATCCATGTTCAGTTTCCGGCCACAGAGTGAAGTGTTTGGTGATCTAACTTTATGGAGCAGTGGCCGGTCAAATTTCTTATCAAGCCAGTGAGACAGAGCTTGAGAGTTTTCAAGAAGGATGACATCTCCATCAGAAGTCGGAAAGACCGAAGGGACTAAAGCAACCATCTCAAGTGGGCGCTTCGACTGGTTCAGCTCTCTCATGGCCTTTCCAATGACATCTGCTCTCGATTCTGCCCACTTTGCGTCCTTATCCAGCTCGCGCATGAAGTTCCGAAGCTCTTCGATGCCTTCATTGCTATGTGTCGGGAAATCAAGACTATAAGAGCCCCATTTTATGCCTTCGGGGATTCGAAGCATTTGGCGTCGCTTTCTgtactctttcttccatctcTTGCGTTGGCTTGTCTGGGGTGCTAGGTCTTGGCAATTCATTGCAGGGTGTAGAGAGATGCCACTCATCAAATTGataaaaaaagggaaagagttCTAGTTACCGACATTAGTGGCGAAGGCATGCGGGAGACCGGGTTAAATGGTGGAGCGATGTTCTTTTGACA harbors:
- a CDS encoding uncharacterized protein (InterPro:IPR003347), whose protein sequence is MSGISLHPAMNCQDLAPQTSQRKRWKKEYRKRRQMLRIPEGIKWGSYSLDFPTHSNEGIEELRNFMRELDKDAKWAESRADVIGKAMRELNQSKRPLEMVALVPSVFPTSDGDVILLENSQALSHWLDKKFDRPLLHKVRSPNTSLCGRKLNMDMFWAHLQEQPEKTIDVYDYSVVDPSLRTRTMTVQDILQHWKLPERDRHALNLLDIENRFGDFCPTEIIACDLHEKVTRRALDSVGRTDSDWRTSRQEFFILSGKNAISSIHVDTGGQLTWILILEGRKIWYFPRKLSFGAVRLLAAAGSQHTEGYEDGWTRVELCPGDLFVMPPSCPHAVFTPEDCLAVGGHFYTPAQLASTLYGLKLQEDYPDICNEDLQSDLYNILEKIIGRFDAVSTPTQQADVLSSSSLFLDELDTFSVAALAKVIRTKALSRGANESFSRVIKQLELRANNTSYLMAERTSFIKALGYLRQKILQTEAE